From a single Planctomycetaceae bacterium genomic region:
- a CDS encoding DUF1501 domain-containing protein: MSPFLNPWFCSRRELLTHCGGGFGAAVLACLPGFANAQNAADDGPRNSDLNGGLHHPARVRRVIQLFMNGGASPMDTFDYKPELERLHGQELGPKVKPEGFVAEAGAVMKSPFRFAQHGQCGQWVSEMFPHQAKIVDDLAFLMAMTTKTNVHGPASYMMNTGFTLPGFPCCGAWITYALGDLSDNLPSFIVLPDPRGLPYNQKANFSAGFLPSRNQGTVVNAASPTPVPNLTADPAFPFARGNADADTVSLLQKINRRYSSDRPYDSLLEARVAAGELAAKMQLSAPEAFDLAAESPATQKAYGMDNPVTEDFARRCLLARRLIERGTRFVQVWSGPQGATNNWDNHSSIVDELPPIAASVDQPIAALVTDLKSRGLLEDTLVIWTTEFGRTPFAQGSVGRDHNRGSFVTWLAGAGIRSGISHGRSDDMGYQTAEGETWCYDLHATMLHLLGIDHKRLTFRTAGIDRRLTDVHGRVISEILS; this comes from the coding sequence ATGAGTCCATTCCTCAACCCGTGGTTCTGTTCGCGGCGCGAATTGCTGACCCATTGCGGCGGCGGATTCGGAGCCGCCGTGCTGGCCTGTCTGCCGGGATTCGCGAATGCACAGAACGCTGCCGATGACGGTCCGCGGAACTCCGACCTGAACGGCGGGCTGCACCATCCAGCCAGAGTTCGCCGAGTGATTCAGCTCTTCATGAACGGCGGCGCAAGCCCGATGGATACGTTCGACTACAAGCCGGAACTGGAACGGCTGCACGGCCAGGAACTCGGTCCGAAAGTCAAGCCGGAAGGGTTCGTGGCCGAAGCCGGTGCCGTCATGAAAAGTCCGTTCCGGTTTGCTCAGCACGGCCAGTGCGGACAGTGGGTCAGCGAAATGTTTCCGCATCAGGCGAAGATCGTCGATGACCTGGCATTTCTGATGGCCATGACGACAAAGACGAATGTCCACGGACCGGCCAGCTACATGATGAACACGGGATTCACGCTGCCCGGATTTCCGTGCTGCGGAGCCTGGATCACCTACGCGCTGGGCGATCTTTCCGACAACCTTCCATCGTTTATCGTGCTGCCCGACCCGCGCGGCCTGCCTTACAACCAGAAGGCAAACTTCAGCGCGGGCTTTCTTCCGTCTCGCAATCAGGGAACCGTGGTCAACGCCGCCAGTCCGACTCCCGTTCCCAACCTGACTGCGGATCCGGCGTTTCCATTCGCCAGAGGAAATGCCGATGCGGACACCGTCTCGCTGCTGCAGAAAATCAATCGGCGGTATTCCTCGGATCGGCCTTACGATTCGCTGCTGGAAGCACGCGTCGCGGCCGGCGAACTGGCGGCAAAGATGCAGCTCAGCGCTCCGGAAGCGTTCGATCTCGCGGCGGAATCCCCGGCGACTCAAAAAGCGTACGGCATGGATAACCCCGTGACAGAAGATTTCGCCCGGCGATGTCTGCTGGCCCGGCGGCTGATCGAACGCGGCACGCGATTTGTCCAGGTCTGGAGCGGCCCGCAGGGAGCCACCAACAACTGGGACAATCATTCCAGCATTGTTGACGAACTGCCACCCATTGCCGCCAGCGTCGACCAGCCGATTGCCGCACTGGTCACAGATCTGAAATCCCGCGGCCTGCTGGAAGACACGCTGGTGATCTGGACCACGGAATTCGGACGCACGCCGTTTGCTCAGGGAAGCGTCGGCCGTGATCACAACCGGGGCTCATTCGTGACATGGCTGGCCGGAGCCGGCATCAGATCCGGAATCAGCCATGGCCGCAGCGACGACATGGGTTACCAGACAGCCGAAGGCGAAACCTGGTGCTACGACCTGCACGCCACGATGCTGCACCTGCTGGGTATCGACCACAAGCGCCTGACATTCCGAACCGCCGGCATCGACCGCCGACTAACCGACGTCCACGGCCGCGTGATCTCGGAGATTCTGTCGTAA
- a CDS encoding PSD1 and planctomycete cytochrome C domain-containing protein, with product MASMLVFLGVSCAVSAEDASFFDSDVEPILAKRCYECHSHSSGTMEGGLTLDYRGGWETGGDRGAAIVPGDPDQSLLIRAVRHVDPDLRMPEQKLPDSEIAVLVRWVTEGAHDARVQLPSSSADAEALDWWSLRPLIRPEVPVDDAANPVDAFILARLEREGLRPSPEADRRSLIRRLTYDLHGLIPTPAATEQFIADSSSDAWDALVNRLLDSPHYGERWARHWLDTVHFADSHGFEHDVFRPNAWRYRDYVIDSFNHDTAWPRFIREQLAADVFFPDNPELTVALGFLGAGPYDHSAASTALMSFEYLDRDDLVTQTMGAFVSTTANCARCHAHKFDPITQADYYALQAVFAGIGKGDIPFDNDPRVAADRTRWQALITAAEQRDAAVLLSEDNLARVAAWEQTRPANSVWQPLDADVFVSAGGADLTRLDDGSILSGGRRPDRDTVVVTTTTTLPAVTAIRLDVLCDDSLPMNGPGRMDNGNLHLNEFELRAFRSGEHQGRLINIQKATADFNQTDWSIDKAVDGNSATAWGIHPAVSVPHHAVFELTEPLVMDSDVRLAITLQQVHGSGHLIGRFRLSATSEEPASLVALSAEAEAVLALPRKDRSSEQRLLLASEVLRQLAEHELQKLPAPVKVYAAAATAENERGVITFAAPREIHLLTRGDIEKPREAVPPGALSAVTALPARFELPSPGDESARRAALANWLADPNNPLTWRSIANRVWHYHFGQGLCDTPNDFGRMGSLPTHPELLDWLACELRDGCGSADDDSGSQAGSLKHLHRLICTSRTYRQSSAERSDLQQVDPDNRLLARMTRRRRDADSYRDCVLAVSGRLDLRMGGPGVAHFTTSPGPQLTPVLDYDAFDLDSEEASRRSIYRVVWRGIPDPLMDALDFPDLGLLAPVRGSSASALQSLVLLNHRFVLHHAAHMARRAEQSAPSRDDQVRQAVRRVWLRDPTTEELQSLTKLADEHGLEAVCRLLLNSSEFLFVE from the coding sequence ATGGCGAGCATGCTGGTCTTTCTTGGGGTGTCATGCGCGGTTTCAGCCGAAGACGCTTCGTTCTTCGATTCGGACGTGGAACCGATCCTTGCGAAGCGCTGCTACGAGTGCCATTCGCATTCGTCCGGAACGATGGAAGGCGGACTGACGCTTGATTATCGCGGCGGCTGGGAAACCGGAGGAGACCGCGGCGCGGCGATTGTTCCCGGCGATCCGGATCAAAGCCTGTTGATCCGGGCGGTGCGGCATGTCGATCCGGACCTTCGGATGCCCGAACAGAAACTTCCCGATTCGGAAATCGCCGTGCTGGTGCGCTGGGTCACGGAGGGTGCGCACGACGCGCGCGTTCAGCTTCCGTCATCGTCGGCGGATGCCGAGGCGCTGGACTGGTGGTCGCTGCGGCCTCTCATTCGTCCGGAAGTTCCCGTGGATGATGCGGCGAATCCCGTCGACGCATTCATCCTGGCGCGACTGGAACGGGAAGGTTTGCGTCCGTCGCCGGAAGCGGATCGCCGTTCGCTCATTCGCCGGCTGACGTATGACCTGCACGGGTTGATCCCCACACCGGCCGCGACGGAACAGTTCATCGCCGACAGCAGTTCCGATGCCTGGGACGCGTTGGTCAACCGGCTGCTCGATTCTCCGCACTACGGCGAACGCTGGGCGCGGCACTGGCTGGACACGGTGCATTTCGCGGATTCGCACGGGTTCGAACACGACGTGTTTCGGCCCAACGCGTGGCGGTATCGCGACTACGTGATCGACAGCTTCAATCACGACACCGCCTGGCCGCGTTTCATTCGGGAACAACTTGCCGCCGACGTGTTCTTTCCCGACAACCCGGAACTGACAGTGGCGCTGGGATTTCTGGGAGCCGGTCCGTACGACCACAGCGCCGCCAGCACGGCTCTGATGTCGTTTGAATATCTGGACCGTGACGACCTGGTGACTCAGACGATGGGAGCCTTTGTCAGCACGACGGCCAACTGTGCTCGCTGCCACGCTCACAAGTTTGATCCGATCACGCAGGCCGATTACTACGCTCTGCAGGCTGTGTTCGCGGGAATCGGCAAGGGCGACATTCCGTTTGACAATGATCCCCGCGTTGCGGCCGACCGAACTCGGTGGCAGGCGCTGATCACGGCCGCCGAACAGCGCGACGCGGCGGTGCTGCTTTCGGAAGACAACCTCGCCCGAGTCGCGGCGTGGGAACAAACGCGGCCGGCGAATTCCGTGTGGCAGCCGCTGGACGCGGACGTTTTCGTTTCCGCCGGCGGCGCGGATCTGACCAGGCTGGACGACGGGTCGATCCTGTCCGGCGGCAGGCGACCGGACAGGGACACCGTCGTTGTCACCACCACGACGACCCTGCCGGCGGTGACCGCGATCAGGCTGGACGTCCTGTGCGATGACAGCCTGCCGATGAACGGTCCCGGCCGCATGGACAACGGCAACCTGCATCTGAACGAATTCGAACTGCGGGCGTTCCGATCCGGCGAACACCAGGGGCGGCTGATCAACATTCAAAAGGCAACAGCCGACTTCAATCAGACGGACTGGTCGATCGACAAAGCGGTCGACGGCAACTCGGCGACCGCGTGGGGCATTCATCCGGCCGTGAGTGTTCCGCATCACGCCGTGTTTGAACTGACTGAACCGCTGGTCATGGACAGCGACGTTCGCCTGGCGATCACACTGCAGCAGGTTCACGGTTCCGGCCATCTGATCGGCCGATTTCGGCTGTCGGCGACGTCGGAAGAACCGGCGTCGCTGGTGGCTTTGTCGGCGGAAGCGGAAGCCGTGCTGGCGCTGCCGAGGAAGGACCGCAGTTCCGAACAGCGGTTGCTGCTGGCGTCGGAAGTGCTGCGGCAACTGGCGGAACACGAACTGCAGAAGCTTCCCGCGCCGGTGAAGGTGTACGCGGCCGCGGCGACCGCGGAGAACGAACGCGGTGTGATCACGTTTGCGGCTCCGCGCGAGATTCACCTGCTGACGCGCGGTGACATCGAAAAGCCGCGCGAGGCTGTTCCGCCGGGAGCCCTGTCGGCCGTGACGGCTCTGCCTGCGCGGTTTGAGCTGCCGTCACCAGGCGACGAATCCGCGCGGCGCGCGGCTCTGGCGAACTGGCTGGCCGATCCGAACAATCCCCTGACCTGGCGCAGCATTGCGAATCGCGTCTGGCACTATCACTTTGGCCAGGGGTTGTGCGATACGCCGAATGATTTCGGCCGCATGGGAAGTCTGCCCACGCATCCGGAACTGCTGGACTGGCTGGCCTGCGAACTGCGCGACGGCTGTGGTTCCGCCGATGACGATTCCGGATCGCAGGCCGGAAGTCTGAAACACCTGCATCGGCTGATCTGCACCAGCAGGACGTACCGGCAGTCGTCGGCCGAACGTTCGGATCTGCAGCAGGTGGATCCGGACAATCGCCTGCTGGCGCGCATGACGCGACGACGACGTGACGCCGACAGTTACCGCGACTGCGTGCTGGCGGTCAGCGGTCGGCTGGACCTGAGGATGGGAGGTCCGGGAGTCGCTCACTTCACCACAAGTCCGGGACCGCAACTGACGCCGGTGCTGGATTACGATGCCTTCGATCTGGACAGCGAAGAAGCCTCGCGCCGCAGCATTTATCGCGTCGTCTGGCGAGGCATTCCCGATCCGCTGATGGATGCCCTGGACTTTCCTGATCTGGGACTGCTGGCTCCCGTGCGGGGATCGTCGGCGTCGGCTTTGCAGTCACTGGTGCTGTTGAATCACCGCTTCGTCCTGCACCACGCCGCTCACATGGCTCGCCGAGCCGAACAGTCAGCGCCGTCGCGTGACGATCAAGTTCGCCAGGCGGTTCGCCGGGTCTGGCTGCGCGATCCGACCACTGAGGAACTGCAGAGCCTCACGAAGCTCGCCGATGAACACGGTCTGGAAGCTGTCTGCCGGCTGCTTCTGAACAGCAGTGAATTCCTGTTTGTCGAGTAA